A window from Tenacibaculum singaporense encodes these proteins:
- a CDS encoding DJ-1/PfpI family protein produces MRKIFYYVLFLFPLLLNSQAKNNDKKVLMVVSSYGKDLGATRPGYEFDEFSQAYLIFKNNGLTIDIASPKGGNVEADKFNREKEYNKAVLEDTKALSLLNNTKATANINAENYNAIYIVGGKGAMFDLPYDPSLQDIILNLYNRKETVISSVCHGPASFVNIKNKDEFIIKDVEITGFCNIEEELFGKKWVQEFPFSLESKLKSRGAIFKQTDFMLSKIAVSGKFITGQNPFSTTRSAEAVVKSLGLTPVKRTLYKDEKSVYLIQDLLNKKKSFVWAEKELLNNKSSYDIQIIAVYGYYKILAAKNNREELATGIELVELTTPHFFNEHLQFLIAKTYNTLGKKEKAIEVLNELISKNLIKEEAQKLLQNINNSSN; encoded by the coding sequence ATGAGAAAAATATTTTATTATGTTCTTTTCCTATTTCCGTTACTTCTAAACTCGCAAGCCAAAAACAATGATAAAAAAGTTTTAATGGTGGTAAGCAGCTACGGAAAAGATTTAGGAGCAACAAGACCAGGCTATGAATTTGATGAGTTTTCACAAGCCTATTTAATATTTAAGAATAATGGTCTTACGATTGACATTGCTAGTCCAAAGGGAGGCAATGTAGAAGCTGATAAATTCAATAGAGAAAAGGAATACAATAAGGCTGTTTTAGAAGATACAAAGGCTTTATCTTTATTGAATAACACCAAAGCTACTGCGAATATAAATGCAGAAAATTATAATGCTATTTACATTGTTGGAGGTAAAGGTGCTATGTTTGACTTACCTTATGATCCTTCTTTACAGGATATTATTCTAAACTTATACAATAGAAAAGAAACCGTAATATCTTCAGTCTGTCATGGTCCCGCATCATTTGTAAATATTAAAAACAAAGATGAATTTATTATTAAAGATGTTGAAATAACCGGATTTTGTAATATTGAAGAAGAACTCTTTGGTAAAAAATGGGTACAGGAGTTTCCTTTTAGTTTAGAATCTAAGTTAAAGTCTAGAGGGGCTATTTTCAAGCAAACCGATTTTATGCTATCTAAAATTGCCGTTTCTGGGAAATTTATTACTGGTCAAAACCCTTTTTCAACAACAAGATCTGCTGAAGCAGTAGTTAAATCATTAGGTCTAACACCTGTTAAAAGAACTTTATACAAAGATGAAAAAAGTGTATATCTTATTCAGGATTTACTGAATAAGAAAAAATCTTTTGTATGGGCTGAAAAGGAGCTACTAAACAATAAGTCTAGTTATGACATTCAAATAATTGCGGTGTACGGTTACTATAAGATCTTAGCCGCAAAAAACAATCGAGAAGAATTAGCTACAGGTATTGAACTGGTAGAGTTAACTACACCGCACTTTTTTAATGAACACCTGCAATTCTTAATTGCTAAAACATATAATACTCTAGGAAAAAAAGAGAAAGCTATAGAAGTTTTAAACGAATTAATTTCAAAAAACTTAATTAAAGAAGAAGCGCAAAAATTACTTCAAAACATCAATAATAGTTCTAACTAA
- a CDS encoding helix-turn-helix domain-containing protein, giving the protein MLIHGIPFLVFLILNSFKLLTKDFYVSFGIYLIYLHFLVYILASFFLKKSFVQKEDTLTSLKKTWLTLIHIGIIFIWASYFFFLLGDTIPYILGPLIYSVAIYSLSLWAIINKALKEDDKKYQSSSLNNEKSKEIFTQLEYYFQNEKPFLNPDLKLQMVASELNVTSHSLSQSVNENCKQNFQQYLNSYRIKEAKEILLSEKNKKITISSIAYDCGFNSISAFNTAFKKIVNQTPSQFRKTESN; this is encoded by the coding sequence TTGCTAATACATGGAATTCCGTTTTTAGTATTTCTTATTTTAAATAGCTTTAAACTACTAACTAAAGATTTTTATGTTTCTTTTGGTATTTATTTAATTTACCTTCACTTCTTAGTTTATATTTTAGCTTCTTTCTTTTTAAAAAAGTCCTTTGTACAGAAAGAGGATACACTTACTTCTCTAAAAAAAACATGGCTAACATTAATTCATATTGGTATTATTTTTATTTGGGCGTCTTATTTCTTCTTTCTTTTAGGAGATACTATACCATACATTCTTGGCCCCCTAATCTATTCTGTTGCTATTTATTCTTTAAGCCTGTGGGCTATAATAAATAAAGCATTAAAAGAAGATGATAAAAAGTACCAGAGCTCATCATTAAATAATGAAAAGTCAAAAGAAATTTTCACACAACTTGAGTATTATTTTCAAAATGAAAAACCTTTTTTAAATCCAGATTTAAAACTTCAAATGGTTGCCTCAGAATTAAATGTAACCTCTCATTCACTTTCGCAATCGGTTAATGAAAATTGTAAACAAAATTTTCAGCAATATTTAAACTCTTACAGAATTAAAGAAGCAAAAGAAATTTTACTATCGGAAAAAAATAAGAAAATTACCATTTCTTCTATTGCTTATGATTGCGGTTTTAACAGTATCTCTGCATTCAATACTGCTTTTAAAAAAATAGTAAATCAAACTCCTTCTCAGTTTAGAAAAACTGAGAGCAATTAA
- the htpG gene encoding molecular chaperone HtpG produces the protein MSKGNINVSVENIFPLIKKFLYSDHEIFLRELISNGTDATTKLKHLISIGEAKTELGDAKIEISIDKDAKTLTIKDQGIGMTMDEVEKYINQIAFSGAEEFLEKYKDDKNETGVIGHFGLGFYSAFMVADKVEIFTKSFKDEPAAHWTCDGSPEYTLVEHDKSDRGTEIVLHIAEDSTEFLEEGKIRGLLTKYNRFNQVPIKFGTKKINDPDFTPKTTKDEDGKEVTEPHKQIEVDDIINNTEPAWTKKPADLEDEDYKNFYRELYPMQFEESLFHIHLNVDYPFNLTGILYFPKLTQNLDMQKDKIQLYQNQVFVTDNVEGIVPDFLQMLKGVIDSPDIPLNVSRSYLQADGAVKKISGYITKKVADKLSSLFKNNREDFEQKWNDIKVIIEYGMLSEEKFFDKAKKFALYPTVDDKFFTFDELVEKTKDAQTDKDGNHIVLYAAHKDAQHSYIEDAKAKGYEVLLLDSPIVSHLMQKLEMESGDAKVQFKRVDADHIDNLIKKDDTVISKLSDEEKEKLKPVIEGAVNNTNYTVQLEAMDSNASPFIITVPEFMRRMKEMSATGGGGMMGMGNMPEMYNLVVNTNHELVSEILNADEDKQKQLVTQAFDLAKLSQNLLHGEELTNFIKRSYELIK, from the coding sequence ATGAGTAAAGGAAACATTAATGTATCGGTTGAAAATATATTTCCACTGATTAAAAAGTTCTTGTATTCTGATCACGAAATCTTTTTACGTGAATTAATTTCTAACGGAACTGATGCTACTACTAAATTAAAACATCTTATCTCAATTGGTGAAGCTAAGACAGAATTAGGTGACGCTAAAATTGAAATAAGTATCGATAAAGATGCGAAAACCCTAACCATTAAAGACCAAGGTATTGGTATGACAATGGATGAGGTTGAAAAATACATCAACCAAATTGCCTTTTCTGGTGCTGAAGAGTTCTTAGAAAAATATAAAGACGATAAAAACGAAACAGGTGTTATCGGTCACTTCGGATTAGGTTTCTATTCTGCTTTCATGGTAGCTGATAAAGTAGAAATTTTCACAAAATCATTCAAAGACGAGCCAGCTGCTCACTGGACATGTGATGGTTCACCCGAATATACTTTAGTGGAACACGACAAGTCTGACAGAGGTACAGAAATCGTATTACATATTGCTGAAGATTCTACTGAATTTTTAGAAGAAGGTAAAATCCGTGGATTACTAACTAAATACAACCGTTTTAACCAAGTACCAATTAAATTTGGAACAAAGAAGATAAATGATCCAGATTTTACTCCCAAAACCACTAAAGACGAAGACGGTAAAGAAGTAACTGAGCCTCACAAACAAATTGAAGTTGATGATATCATCAATAATACTGAACCTGCATGGACTAAAAAACCAGCAGATTTAGAAGATGAAGATTATAAAAACTTCTACCGTGAGTTGTATCCAATGCAATTTGAGGAGTCTTTATTCCATATTCACTTAAATGTAGACTATCCATTTAACTTAACGGGAATTTTATATTTCCCTAAGTTAACACAGAACTTGGATATGCAAAAGGATAAAATTCAATTATACCAAAACCAAGTTTTTGTAACGGATAATGTAGAAGGAATTGTTCCTGATTTCTTACAAATGTTAAAAGGGGTAATTGATTCTCCAGACATTCCATTAAACGTTTCTCGTTCTTATTTACAAGCAGACGGAGCTGTTAAAAAGATTTCTGGATACATCACCAAAAAGGTAGCAGATAAACTTTCTTCTTTATTCAAAAATAATCGTGAAGATTTCGAACAAAAATGGAACGACATCAAGGTTATTATTGAGTATGGAATGTTATCGGAAGAGAAATTCTTTGACAAAGCAAAGAAGTTTGCCTTATACCCTACTGTTGATGATAAGTTCTTCACGTTTGATGAGTTAGTTGAAAAAACTAAAGATGCTCAAACTGACAAAGACGGAAATCACATCGTTTTATATGCTGCTCACAAAGATGCACAACACAGTTATATTGAAGATGCAAAAGCAAAAGGATATGAAGTATTGTTGTTAGACTCTCCTATCGTTTCGCATTTAATGCAAAAATTAGAAATGGAGTCTGGCGATGCTAAAGTACAATTCAAACGTGTAGATGCTGACCATATTGACAATTTAATTAAGAAAGACGATACAGTAATTTCTAAACTTTCTGACGAAGAAAAAGAGAAGTTAAAACCTGTTATTGAAGGCGCAGTAAACAACACAAACTATACAGTACAATTAGAAGCTATGGATTCTAACGCTTCTCCTTTCATAATTACTGTCCCAGAATTCATGCGCCGTATGAAAGAAATGAGTGCTACTGGTGGAGGCGGAATGATGGGAATGGGTAACATGCCAGAAATGTACAACTTAGTAGTAAATACTAATCACGAGTTAGTATCGGAAATATTAAATGCTGATGAAGACAAGCAAAAACAATTAGTTACACAAGCATTTGATTTAGCTAAATTATCTCAAAACCTATTACATGGTGAAGAGTTAACAAACTTTATCAAACGTTCATACGAACTAATTAAATAA
- a CDS encoding phosphotransferase enzyme family protein, translating into MELEKKLTTIFNTFQTEHTFKRFETFNSGHINDTFLIITQEDINYVLQRINGTIFKKASDVIENKIKITQHLSKKGIQTIRFIPTKEHVFYIEDADKNLWNLSEFIKNSQTFLKVNSNDIAYQAGLITAEFLTQTSDFESDLVETLPNFHSMSFRFQEFQEALVSASKTRKKQAQKWIDFALLNKEKMMVLENAINQKEIPSRVTHNDTKISNILFDSNNKAICLIDLDTVMKGCIHFDYGDALRTICNTAEEDEATISKINFNIDYFKNYTEGFLKNLASNISKQEINYLPISIQIMTFIMGLRFLTDYLNNDVYYKTKHPKHNLDRASNQFTLVQKIRQQQHEINSFVKSTYMSVCH; encoded by the coding sequence ATGGAGTTAGAAAAAAAATTAACCACCATTTTTAATACGTTTCAAACTGAGCATACTTTTAAACGTTTTGAAACATTCAATTCTGGGCATATCAACGATACTTTCTTAATCATTACTCAAGAAGACATAAATTATGTGCTACAAAGAATAAATGGAACTATTTTTAAGAAAGCTTCTGATGTCATTGAAAACAAAATAAAAATCACACAACATTTATCAAAAAAGGGAATTCAAACAATTCGGTTTATCCCAACCAAAGAACATGTTTTTTATATAGAGGACGCGGATAAAAATCTGTGGAATTTATCTGAATTCATTAAAAACTCTCAAACCTTTTTAAAAGTTAACTCTAATGACATCGCTTATCAAGCGGGCTTAATTACCGCGGAGTTTTTAACACAAACTTCAGATTTTGAATCTGATTTGGTAGAAACATTACCGAACTTTCATTCGATGTCTTTCCGATTTCAAGAATTTCAAGAAGCTCTAGTTTCAGCTTCAAAAACAAGGAAAAAACAAGCCCAAAAATGGATTGATTTTGCTCTCCTTAATAAAGAAAAAATGATGGTACTTGAAAATGCTATCAATCAAAAAGAAATTCCGTCACGAGTAACTCATAATGACACTAAAATTTCTAATATTTTATTTGACTCCAACAATAAAGCTATCTGCTTAATCGATTTGGATACTGTTATGAAAGGATGTATACATTTTGATTATGGTGATGCTTTACGAACTATTTGTAACACTGCTGAGGAAGACGAAGCAACTATCTCTAAGATTAATTTTAATATTGATTATTTTAAAAATTATACAGAAGGTTTTCTAAAAAATTTAGCTAGTAATATTTCTAAACAAGAAATAAATTACCTTCCAATAAGTATTCAAATTATGACATTTATTATGGGGCTTCGTTTTTTGACAGATTACTTAAACAATGACGTTTATTATAAAACTAAACACCCTAAACATAATTTAGATAGAGCCAGTAACCAATTTACCTTGGTCCAAAAAATTCGCCAACAGCAACATGAAATAAATTCCTTTGTAAAAAGTACTTATATGTCAGTTTGTCACTAA
- a CDS encoding nucleotidyltransferase family protein: MTLVILAAGMGSRYGGLKQLDAISNKNESIIDFSIYDAIKCGFKKVVFVVRQDFLETIKALYLPKLQDKIKVAFVCQEVTNIPEEFKNNNRVKPWGTAHALLTVKNVVDDNFCVINADDFYGANAFLKMAEFLNKTTPLSGEYAMVGFKIQNTLSENGSVSRGECYLDANNYLKKIVERTNISLIDNRIIYTENNQEKEIQKNSLVSMNFWGFTPTIFREMDALFYQFLKENYQTDKKEFYLPSVVNHLLETKKATVKVLETNSNWLGVTYKEDKTAVISKITELKKDGVYPESLWS; this comes from the coding sequence ATGACTTTAGTAATTCTTGCTGCTGGTATGGGAAGTAGATATGGCGGATTAAAGCAATTGGACGCTATTAGTAATAAAAATGAGTCTATTATAGACTTTTCTATATATGATGCTATTAAATGTGGTTTTAAAAAAGTAGTTTTTGTAGTTCGACAAGATTTTTTAGAAACTATAAAAGCCTTGTACTTACCTAAACTTCAAGATAAAATTAAGGTAGCGTTTGTTTGTCAAGAAGTAACTAATATTCCAGAAGAATTCAAAAATAATAACAGAGTAAAACCTTGGGGAACCGCACATGCACTACTAACAGTTAAAAATGTAGTTGATGATAATTTCTGTGTGATTAATGCCGATGATTTTTATGGAGCTAATGCCTTTCTTAAAATGGCTGAGTTTTTAAACAAAACGACTCCTTTATCAGGGGAATATGCCATGGTCGGATTTAAAATTCAAAATACACTTTCTGAAAACGGAAGTGTTTCAAGAGGAGAATGCTACCTTGATGCTAATAATTATTTAAAAAAGATTGTTGAGCGCACGAATATTAGTTTGATTGATAACCGTATAATTTATACAGAAAATAACCAAGAGAAAGAAATTCAAAAAAACAGCTTAGTTTCAATGAATTTTTGGGGATTTACTCCCACTATCTTTCGAGAAATGGATGCTCTTTTTTATCAATTTTTAAAGGAAAATTACCAAACAGACAAAAAAGAATTTTACTTACCTAGTGTCGTAAATCATTTACTAGAAACTAAAAAAGCTACTGTAAAAGTTTTAGAGACCAACTCAAACTGGTTAGGAGTTACTTATAAAGAAGATAAAACAGCGGTAATTTCTAAAATAACTGAATTAAAAAAAGACGGTGTGTACCCTGAAAGTTTATGGAGTTAG
- a CDS encoding sodium:solute symporter family protein has protein sequence MNLTTIDYTFIFIFFSITLGIGIWVSKKSKQSTSEYFLSGRNMPWWLLGVSMVATTFSTDTPNLVTDIVRTNGVSGNWVWWAFLLTGMLTVFIYAKLWRKSQSTTDLEFYELRYGGKPAKFLRGFRSLYLGIFFNVLAMAGVTLAAIKIGEVMLGLTPIQTIGIASVVTVIFSAIGGFKGVVYTDFLLFFVAMIGAVGAAVVAVNHPQIDGLENLLTHPNVVDKLSILPDFSNKELLISIFIIPLAVQWWSAWYPGAEPGGGGYIAQRMLASKDENHAIGATFFFNILHYALRPWPWIIVALASLVVFPDLASIKEAFPNVSDDKLGHDLAYPAMLTFLPSGLAGVVLTSLVAAYMSTISTHLNWGASYIVNDFYKQNINPNANEKTLVNVGKLATVVLMIFSAILALLFTNALEIFKFILMFGAGTGLIFLLRWFWWRINAWSEISAMVASGIFSLIFYFNSEYLFGNEGVFESYWQFPLVVLCTTIVWVLVTILTKPEDDEVLINFYKKIQPKKAGWKYVLDKAKEQNVSLEDEKETVNLGNGLLATFTGCVLVFSSLFATGNWIYGNYVLASGLTVIALISVFVLLKLWKKIRVNFL, from the coding sequence ATGAACTTAACTACGATTGATTATACTTTTATCTTCATTTTTTTCAGTATTACATTAGGAATAGGAATTTGGGTTTCAAAAAAGTCAAAACAAAGTACTTCTGAATATTTTTTATCTGGAAGAAATATGCCTTGGTGGTTATTGGGAGTTTCAATGGTTGCCACAACTTTTTCGACTGATACTCCTAATTTAGTGACAGATATAGTTAGAACCAATGGTGTTTCTGGAAACTGGGTTTGGTGGGCTTTCTTGCTAACAGGAATGTTAACCGTTTTTATTTATGCAAAATTATGGAGAAAGAGTCAATCAACTACTGATTTAGAGTTTTATGAGCTTAGATATGGAGGAAAACCAGCTAAATTTTTAAGAGGATTTAGATCACTATATCTAGGAATATTTTTTAATGTTTTGGCAATGGCTGGTGTAACCTTAGCTGCTATAAAAATAGGAGAGGTAATGTTAGGTTTAACTCCAATTCAAACAATAGGTATAGCTTCGGTAGTTACAGTTATTTTTAGTGCTATTGGTGGATTTAAAGGAGTAGTATATACCGATTTTTTATTGTTTTTTGTAGCTATGATAGGGGCTGTTGGAGCAGCTGTGGTTGCTGTAAATCATCCCCAAATAGATGGTTTAGAAAATTTATTAACACATCCTAATGTAGTAGATAAACTATCAATTTTACCAGATTTTAGTAATAAGGAACTGCTTATATCAATTTTTATTATTCCCTTAGCAGTACAATGGTGGAGTGCTTGGTATCCTGGGGCAGAACCTGGAGGAGGAGGGTATATAGCCCAAAGAATGCTGGCTTCTAAAGACGAAAATCATGCTATTGGAGCAACTTTTTTCTTTAATATTTTACATTATGCTTTGCGTCCGTGGCCATGGATTATTGTGGCATTAGCTTCATTGGTGGTATTTCCTGATTTGGCGAGTATAAAAGAGGCTTTTCCTAATGTGTCAGATGACAAATTAGGGCATGATTTAGCATATCCAGCTATGTTAACGTTCTTGCCTAGTGGATTGGCAGGTGTTGTACTTACATCGTTAGTAGCTGCTTACATGAGTACAATTTCTACTCATTTAAATTGGGGAGCATCTTATATAGTAAATGATTTTTATAAGCAAAATATAAATCCAAACGCTAATGAAAAAACATTGGTAAATGTTGGGAAATTAGCAACAGTAGTTTTAATGATTTTTAGCGCAATACTAGCTTTACTATTTACCAATGCGTTAGAGATCTTTAAATTTATATTAATGTTTGGTGCAGGTACTGGACTTATATTTTTATTGCGTTGGTTTTGGTGGCGTATTAATGCTTGGAGTGAAATTTCAGCAATGGTAGCATCAGGAATTTTTTCTTTAATCTTTTATTTTAATTCAGAATATTTATTTGGAAATGAAGGAGTGTTTGAAAGTTATTGGCAATTTCCGTTAGTGGTATTGTGTACCACAATTGTTTGGGTGTTGGTAACAATATTAACGAAACCAGAAGATGATGAAGTGCTGATTAACTTTTATAAAAAAATTCAACCTAAAAAAGCAGGATGGAAGTATGTTTTAGATAAAGCAAAGGAGCAAAATGTTTCGTTAGAGGATGAGAAAGAAACAGTGAATTTAGGAAATGGATTATTAGCTACCTTTACTGGCTGTGTTTTAGTTTTTAGTAGTTTGTTTGCTACTGGAAATTGGATTTATGGTAATTATGTGCTAGCATCAGGGTTAACTGTTATAGCGTTAATTTCTGTATTTGTATTACTTAAATTATGGAAAAAAATTAGAGTTAATTTTTTATAA
- a CDS encoding Gfo/Idh/MocA family protein, translating into MNRKDFLSLSTKAAMFFGLSTAFSCKEEANDKTIPLLNKTAKGSAFALTAPKIDKVNVGIIGCGNRGQVLVQMFDWLIKNDNAEIVAVSDLRKEKTDKLNEHLQKTHGKTAKAYYGNPDEWKKIAERDDIDLLIIATPWEWHTPMALYGMEQGKHVACEVPVAYTLEDCWKLIETAERTQKHCMMLENCCFNNEELWVLNMVNQGVFGDLTHAEGAYIHDLRKHLLDEKYYEDQWRIKHHLNKDGNFYTTHGLGPISQYMDIGRGDTYDHVVSMSSREKSLSDAAKRAGENKFSNIKCGDMNTTMIKTKLGKTIMLQFDVHTGRPYDRLNTVVGTKAVHEGYPSKLYINDDELAWWGHEWLEQEKYNEYREKYNHPLWNKLKSQISDNSVGHGGMDFVMIYRLIKCLNGGLPLDINVYDSVLWSAITPLSELSVAQNSSSVKVPDFTGGTWKNKNKSEMLRDI; encoded by the coding sequence ATGAACAGAAAAGATTTCCTCTCATTATCAACCAAAGCCGCTATGTTTTTTGGTTTGTCTACTGCCTTTTCTTGTAAAGAAGAAGCTAATGACAAAACCATTCCATTATTAAATAAAACTGCAAAAGGAAGTGCTTTTGCCTTAACTGCTCCAAAAATAGACAAAGTCAATGTTGGGATTATTGGTTGTGGAAACCGAGGACAAGTATTAGTACAAATGTTTGATTGGTTGATAAAAAATGATAATGCTGAAATTGTAGCTGTTTCTGATTTACGCAAAGAAAAAACCGACAAACTAAATGAGCATTTACAAAAAACACATGGTAAAACCGCCAAAGCATACTATGGAAACCCAGATGAATGGAAAAAAATAGCAGAACGTGATGATATTGATTTATTAATAATTGCTACTCCTTGGGAATGGCATACACCAATGGCTTTATATGGAATGGAACAAGGTAAACATGTTGCTTGTGAAGTTCCTGTAGCTTATACGCTAGAAGACTGTTGGAAATTAATAGAAACAGCAGAACGCACACAAAAACATTGTATGATGTTAGAAAACTGTTGTTTTAATAATGAAGAACTATGGGTATTGAATATGGTTAATCAAGGTGTCTTTGGTGATTTAACGCATGCTGAAGGTGCTTATATTCATGATTTACGTAAGCATTTATTAGATGAAAAATACTATGAAGATCAATGGAGAATAAAACACCACTTAAATAAAGATGGTAACTTTTATACTACACATGGATTAGGGCCAATAAGTCAGTACATGGATATTGGACGTGGTGACACCTATGATCATGTAGTATCTATGAGTTCTCGTGAAAAAAGTTTAAGTGATGCCGCAAAACGTGCTGGAGAAAATAAATTTTCAAACATTAAATGTGGTGATATGAATACCACAATGATTAAAACCAAATTAGGCAAAACCATCATGCTACAATTTGATGTGCATACAGGGCGTCCTTACGATCGTTTAAACACTGTTGTGGGTACAAAAGCAGTACATGAAGGTTACCCTTCTAAATTATACATTAATGATGATGAATTAGCTTGGTGGGGACATGAATGGTTAGAACAAGAAAAATACAATGAGTATAGAGAAAAATACAATCATCCTCTTTGGAACAAGTTAAAATCACAAATTTCTGATAATTCAGTAGGACATGGAGGGATGGATTTTGTAATGATTTATCGTTTAATTAAATGTTTAAATGGAGGTCTACCATTAGATATTAATGTGTACGATAGTGTTTTATGGAGTGCTATTACACCACTATCAGAGTTATCCGTAGCACAAAATAGTAGCTCAGTTAAAGTTCCTGACTTTACAGGCGGAACATGGAAAAACAAAAACAAATCAGAAATGTTAAGAGATATTTAA
- a CDS encoding 3-oxoacyl-ACP synthase III family protein, with protein sequence MYSSKITGLGYYVPENVVTNDDLTQFMETSDEWIQERTGIKERRWIDPKTSDDSTSVMGAKAAKIAIERAGLTKDDIDFIIFATLSPELYFPGGGVQIQDLLDMPTIGALDVRNQCSGFIYSLSVADQFIKTGMYKNVLVIGSENHSGGLERSTRGRGVTVIFGDGAGAAVLSRSDEEGKGILSSHLHSEGKFAKELMLEGPSTGRWVPEIIEANDPDDTSYYPYMNGQFVFKHAVVRFSEAIVEGLQANGLQKEDIDMLIPHQANLRIAQFIQKKFQLSDDKVYNNIMKYGNTTAASVIIALTEAWEKGKINDGDLVVLAAFGSGFTWGSVVIRW encoded by the coding sequence ATGTATAGTTCAAAAATTACAGGATTAGGTTATTATGTTCCTGAGAACGTAGTGACTAACGATGACTTGACTCAGTTTATGGAGACGAGTGATGAATGGATTCAGGAAAGAACTGGTATCAAAGAGCGTCGTTGGATTGACCCAAAAACTTCTGATGATTCTACATCAGTAATGGGAGCAAAAGCCGCTAAAATAGCTATTGAGCGTGCGGGATTGACTAAAGATGATATTGATTTTATCATTTTTGCTACGTTGAGCCCTGAATTATATTTTCCAGGAGGTGGAGTACAAATTCAAGATTTATTAGATATGCCTACAATTGGTGCGTTAGATGTACGTAACCAATGTTCTGGTTTTATTTATTCACTTTCTGTTGCTGATCAATTTATCAAAACAGGAATGTATAAAAATGTTTTAGTAATTGGTTCTGAGAATCACTCAGGTGGTTTAGAACGTTCTACACGTGGTCGTGGAGTTACTGTAATTTTTGGAGATGGAGCAGGAGCAGCTGTTTTATCACGTTCGGATGAGGAAGGAAAAGGGATTTTATCTTCTCACTTACATTCTGAAGGAAAGTTTGCGAAAGAATTAATGTTAGAAGGGCCTTCAACAGGGCGTTGGGTTCCTGAAATTATAGAGGCCAATGACCCTGATGATACTTCGTATTATCCATATATGAACGGTCAGTTTGTATTTAAACATGCAGTTGTTCGTTTTTCAGAAGCGATTGTAGAAGGTTTGCAAGCAAACGGACTGCAAAAGGAAGATATTGATATGTTAATTCCTCATCAAGCGAATTTACGTATTGCACAATTTATTCAAAAGAAGTTCCAGTTATCTGATGACAAGGTGTATAATAATATTATGAAGTATGGTAATACTACTGCTGCTTCGGTTATTATAGCATTGACAGAAGCTTGGGAAAAAGGAAAAATAAATGATGGTGACTTGGTAGTGTTAGCTGCCTTTGGTAGTGGATTTACTTGGGGATCGGTAGTGATTCGTTGGTAA